The Mytilus galloprovincialis chromosome 7, xbMytGall1.hap1.1, whole genome shotgun sequence genome has a window encoding:
- the LOC143083544 gene encoding uncharacterized protein LOC143083544 → MIGRSNSLNDLGSTQSNESFNQLLSVKAPKSRHYGGSCSLQNRLSAAVLQKNEGYGYLSKINEAANLSPGEFTMAISAVRDQKMEKRKEKKNSKEYKVDRIQKKWNRNTNERKHLVREGKTYGSQMEFDQQQDPELTTEIPLPFYLDGTECKVFFYLETTGLGRNSDIIQIAAKSYSNSFNRYVIPRVDIQIEASKITGITYSHGTNKMYVRGQIVEPVSLHKALLDFIHFLKEQNQPIILGHNICNFDIPVIVNKLKEYNLFSTFCKTVKGFIDTMKVARKYIPKHDVENFKQQTLVKQFVGENYLAHNAIEDVDSLKHYMTVNLPYL, encoded by the exons ACATTATGGTGGATCATGCTCACTTCAGAATAGGCTATCTGCAGCTGTGCTTCAGAAAAATGAAGGATATGGCTACTTATCCAAG ATCAATGAAGCAGCAAACCTCTCTCCAGGAGAATTTACGATGGCAATTTCGGCTGTAAGAGatcaaaaaatggaaaaacggaaagaaaagaaaaattcaaaggAATACAAAGTCGACCGTATACAAAAGAAATGGAACCGCAATACAAATGAGCGTAAACATCTTGTAAGAGAAGGTAAAACCTATGGATCTCAAATGGAGTTTGATCAACAACAGGACCCTGAGCTTACCACAGAAATTCCACTTCCCTTTTATCTTGATGGCACTGaatgcaaagtttttttttatttagaaacaacAGGCTTGGGAAGGAATAGCGACATCATTCAAATAGCAGCTAAGTCATATTCAAATAGTTTTAATAGGTATGTCATTCCAAGAGTGGACATTCAAATTGAGGCCAGTAAGATAACTGGTATAACTTACAGCCATGGAACGAATAAGATGTATGTTCGAGGACAAATAGTTGAACCGGTGTCACTTCATAAAGCTCTACttgatttcatacattttttaaaggaaCAGAATCAGCCAATAATATTAGGTCATAACATTTGTAACTTTGACATTCCTGTAATTGTTAACAAATTGAAagaatataatttgttttctacATTTTGTAAAACAGTGAAAGGTTTTATTGACACAATGAAAGTGGCTAGAAAGTATATTCCCAAACATGATGTAGAAAATTTTAAGCAGCAGACTCTTGTCAAACAGTTTGTAGGGGAAAATTACCTTGCCCACAATGCAATAGAGGATGTGGATTCATTAAAACATTATATGACAGTAAACTTGCCTTACTTGTGA